Proteins from one Caulobacter sp. 73W genomic window:
- a CDS encoding 5-(carboxyamino)imidazole ribonucleotide synthase: protein MTTFPLPPGSTIGILGGGQLGRMLAQAAARLGFDVAILTPDEDSPASRVAAHTIVAPYDDPAALKALAAVAQVVTTEFENVPAEVLRLLAEAGLPVAPSAAALAAAQDRVTEKSFLNGVGVGTVPFAAAETPDDVKAAAAELGAPVLLKTRRDGYDGKGQAWVEHATDHAAAEAFAAIGGKPAIVEGRADFVRELSVIAARGRDGEIAVYPLAENHHENGVLRRTSAPAQVSPKLREQAERIAAQILSGLDYVGVMGVELFELKDGRLLVNEIAPRVHNTGHWTQDGCEVDQFEQHIRAVAGWPLGPTHALAHVEMINLLGDEVLAWAKLAAEPETRVHLYGKREVKAGRKMGHVNRLRAL, encoded by the coding sequence GTGACGACTTTCCCCCTCCCCCCCGGTTCGACCATCGGCATCCTCGGGGGCGGACAGCTGGGCCGCATGCTGGCCCAGGCGGCGGCGCGGCTGGGTTTCGACGTCGCCATCCTGACCCCGGACGAGGATTCCCCGGCCTCGCGCGTCGCGGCCCACACCATCGTCGCCCCGTATGACGACCCCGCCGCGCTGAAGGCGCTGGCCGCCGTCGCCCAGGTGGTGACAACCGAGTTCGAGAATGTCCCCGCCGAGGTGCTGCGCCTGCTGGCCGAGGCCGGCCTGCCCGTGGCCCCCTCCGCCGCCGCCCTGGCCGCGGCCCAGGACCGGGTGACTGAGAAGAGCTTCCTGAACGGCGTGGGCGTGGGCACCGTGCCCTTCGCCGCCGCCGAGACCCCCGACGACGTGAAGGCCGCCGCCGCCGAGCTGGGCGCGCCGGTCCTGCTGAAGACCCGCCGCGACGGCTATGACGGCAAGGGCCAAGCCTGGGTCGAGCACGCCACCGACCACGCCGCCGCCGAAGCCTTCGCCGCCATCGGCGGCAAGCCCGCCATCGTCGAGGGCCGCGCCGACTTCGTGCGCGAGCTGTCGGTGATCGCCGCCCGCGGCCGCGACGGCGAGATCGCCGTCTATCCCCTGGCCGAGAACCACCACGAGAACGGCGTCCTGCGCCGCACCTCGGCCCCGGCCCAGGTCTCGCCCAAGCTGCGCGAGCAGGCCGAGCGCATCGCCGCCCAGATCCTGTCGGGCCTGGACTATGTGGGCGTGATGGGGGTCGAGCTGTTCGAGCTGAAGGACGGCCGGCTGCTGGTCAACGAGATCGCGCCCCGCGTCCACAACACCGGCCACTGGACCCAGGACGGCTGCGAGGTCGACCAGTTCGAGCAGCACATCCGCGCCGTCGCCGGCTGGCCGCTGGGGCCCACCCACGCCCTGGCGCATGTTGAGATGATCAACCTGCTGGGCGACGAGGTCCTGGCCTGGGCCAAGCTGGCCGCCGAGCCCGAGACCCGCGTCCACCTCTACGGCAAGCGCGAGGTGAAGGCGGGCCGCAAGATGGGCCACGTGAACCGGCTGCGGGCGCTCTGA
- the purE gene encoding 5-(carboxyamino)imidazole ribonucleotide mutase, protein MSAAKPPVAIIMGSRSDWPTMKWAADNLDALGVAYEAKVVSAHRTPDRLFAFAKGAKAAGFKVIIAGAGGAAHLPGMAASMTDLPVLGVPVESKLQNGLDSLLSIVQMPGGVPVGTLAVGVAGAKNAGILAAQILALSDEALAGRLSAFRAAQTDSVAETVED, encoded by the coding sequence ATGAGCGCCGCAAAGCCGCCCGTCGCCATCATCATGGGCAGCCGCTCGGACTGGCCCACCATGAAGTGGGCCGCCGACAACCTGGACGCGCTGGGCGTGGCCTATGAGGCCAAGGTCGTCTCCGCACACCGCACGCCGGACCGCCTGTTCGCCTTCGCCAAGGGGGCCAAGGCCGCTGGATTCAAGGTGATCATCGCCGGAGCCGGCGGCGCGGCGCACCTGCCGGGCATGGCAGCCTCGATGACCGACCTGCCGGTGCTGGGCGTGCCGGTGGAGTCCAAGCTGCAGAACGGCCTGGATTCCCTGCTGTCCATCGTCCAGATGCCAGGCGGCGTGCCGGTCGGCACCCTGGCCGTGGGCGTGGCGGGCGCCAAGAACGCCGGCATCCTGGCGGCGCAGATCCTGGCCCTGTCGGACGAGGCCCTGGCCGGCCGTCTTTCCGCCTTCCGCGCGGCGCAGACTGACAGCGTGGCCGAGACGGTCGAGGACTGA
- a CDS encoding UbiX family flavin prenyltransferase encodes MTTEGRMRLVVGISGASGVVYGLRALDACREMGVESHLILSKSAVLTLSQETGLSPADVNARADVVHRVSDIGASIASGSFQTLGMIIAPCSVRTMSEIATGVTSSLLTRAADVTLKERRNLVLMVRETPLHLGHLRTLTKLAEMGAVIAPPLPAFYAKPKTIEEMVDQSVGRALDLFGVSWEPVKRWGEDLSPVIGSGEA; translated from the coding sequence ATGACGACGGAGGGGCGCATGCGGCTCGTGGTCGGTATTTCCGGCGCATCTGGCGTGGTCTATGGCCTGCGCGCCCTGGACGCCTGTCGCGAGATGGGCGTCGAAAGCCACCTGATCCTGTCCAAGTCCGCGGTCCTGACCCTGAGCCAGGAAACCGGCCTGTCGCCGGCGGACGTCAACGCCCGGGCCGACGTGGTCCACCGGGTGTCGGATATCGGCGCCTCGATCGCCTCGGGCTCCTTCCAGACGCTGGGCATGATCATCGCCCCCTGCTCGGTGCGGACCATGAGCGAGATCGCCACGGGCGTGACCTCGTCCCTGCTGACCCGCGCCGCCGACGTGACCCTCAAGGAGCGCCGCAACCTGGTGCTGATGGTGCGCGAGACCCCGCTGCACCTGGGCCACCTGCGGACCCTGACCAAACTGGCCGAGATGGGCGCGGTGATCGCCCCGCCCCTGCCCGCCTTCTACGCCAAGCCGAAGACCATCGAGGAGATGGTCGACCAGTCGGTGGGCCGGGCGCTGGATCTGTTCGGCGTGTCCTGGGAGCCAGTGAAACGCTGGGGCGAGGACCTGTCGCCGGTGATCGGGAGCGGCGAGGCATGA
- a CDS encoding DUF1013 domain-containing protein produces MADQILMPKATAVWLVDNTSLTFEQIADFCGLHPLEVRGIADGEVARDIRGADPIANGQLSREELDKAQASDKYRMKALVSRHAELLKPTKKAPRYTPVSRRQDRPDAIAWFVRNHPEVTDAQIAKILGTTKATIEQVRNRTHWNAANIKPVDPVTLGLVGQLELDALVKKAAEKKAKDDAKRGITDPDGATLRPAGEVEAPEPEPEVEEVDYRRGSGLSAEDVFGKSTPVADEDED; encoded by the coding sequence ATGGCCGACCAAATCCTGATGCCGAAGGCGACCGCCGTCTGGCTCGTGGACAACACTTCGCTGACCTTCGAGCAGATCGCCGACTTCTGCGGCCTGCACCCGCTGGAAGTTCGCGGCATCGCCGACGGCGAAGTGGCGCGCGACATCCGCGGCGCCGACCCGATCGCCAACGGCCAGCTGTCGCGTGAAGAGCTCGACAAGGCCCAGGCCAGCGACAAGTACCGCATGAAGGCCCTGGTGAGCCGTCACGCCGAGCTGCTGAAGCCGACGAAGAAGGCCCCGCGCTACACCCCGGTGTCGCGCCGCCAGGACCGTCCGGACGCCATCGCCTGGTTTGTGCGCAACCACCCGGAAGTGACCGACGCCCAGATCGCCAAGATCCTCGGCACCACCAAGGCCACGATCGAGCAGGTCCGCAACCGCACCCACTGGAACGCGGCCAACATCAAGCCGGTCGATCCGGTGACCCTGGGCCTGGTCGGCCAGCTGGAGCTGGACGCCCTGGTCAAGAAGGCCGCCGAGAAGAAGGCCAAGGACGACGCCAAGCGCGGCATCACCGATCCGGACGGCGCGACCCTGCGCCCGGCCGGCGAGGTCGAGGCTCCCGAGCCGGAACCGGAAGTCGAGGAAGTCGACTACCGTCGCGGCAGCGGCCTGTCGGCCGAGGACGTGTTCGGCAAGTCGACGCCCGTCGCGGACGAAGACGAAGACTAG
- a CDS encoding YdcH family protein: protein MNDDEPLLDSVVLEKLAELRQEHADLDSSIDAIEAQPLPNQLLIARLKKRKLALRDQITHLEGLLTPDIIA, encoded by the coding sequence ATGAACGATGACGAACCGCTTCTCGACAGCGTGGTGCTGGAGAAACTGGCCGAGCTGCGCCAGGAGCACGCCGACCTCGACTCCTCGATCGACGCCATCGAGGCCCAGCCCCTGCCCAACCAGCTGCTGATCGCGCGCCTGAAGAAGCGCAAGCTGGCCCTGCGGGACCAGATCACGCATCTGGAAGGCCTGCTGACCCCCGACATCATCGCTTGA
- a CDS encoding TIGR02444 family protein has product MSLWTWALSVYERAGVSEACVELQDEHGQSVPYLLFAAWAAQEGRRVEAIRAVAAARAWEAEVVAPLRAARRRLKTEMPGTPDASRLALREQVKGVEFGAERLLMESLQAMAGEPGPERPMGEALIAASMAFGGAPEAKMTRLATLLS; this is encoded by the coding sequence ATGAGCCTGTGGACCTGGGCGCTGTCGGTCTATGAGCGTGCGGGCGTGAGCGAGGCCTGCGTCGAGCTGCAGGACGAGCACGGCCAGAGCGTGCCCTATCTGCTGTTCGCCGCCTGGGCCGCCCAGGAAGGCCGCCGGGTCGAGGCGATCCGCGCCGTGGCGGCCGCCCGCGCCTGGGAGGCCGAGGTGGTCGCCCCGCTGCGGGCTGCCCGCCGCCGCCTGAAGACCGAGATGCCCGGCACGCCCGACGCCTCGCGCCTGGCCCTGCGCGAGCAGGTCAAGGGCGTGGAGTTCGGAGCCGAGCGCCTGCTGATGGAAAGCCTGCAGGCCATGGCCGGCGAGCCGGGACCGGAGCGGCCGATGGGCGAGGCCCTGATCGCCGCCTCCATGGCGTTCGGCGGCGCGCCCGAGGCGAAAATGACCCGCCTCGCCACGCTGTTGTCTTGA
- a CDS encoding YdcH family protein, which produces MAIESRIRELGVRHQTLDRTIEDEMRRPVFDEVRLRALKRQKLRLKEEIETLKSRAH; this is translated from the coding sequence ATGGCCATCGAATCCCGTATCCGCGAATTGGGCGTCCGACATCAGACGCTGGACCGCACGATCGAGGACGAGATGCGCCGCCCGGTATTCGACGAGGTTCGCCTCAGGGCCTTAAAGCGGCAGAAACTCCGACTTAAGGAAGAGATAGAGACTCTTAAGTCTCGAGCCCACTGA